A stretch of Natronococcus sp. CG52 DNA encodes these proteins:
- the purF gene encoding amidophosphoribosyltransferase: protein MTEKCGVVGVSLNGRDAARPLYYALYALQHRGQESAGIVTHDGFQQHSHVDMGLVGDVFEEDDLDMLNGAAGIGHVRYPTAGSVDSCCAQPFSVSFKSGSLGLSHNGNLVNAEEIRDELAAVGHAFTSDGDTEVIAHDLARNLLEEDLVRAVKRTMQRIHGSYSLTISHDDTVLGVRDPEGNRPLCIGKLEDGYILASESAAIDTLDGELVRDVRPGELVVLQEDGQGFDSYQLIDRENTAHCFFEHVYFARPDSVIDDTLVYEARRNLGRRLWEESGVETDVVMPVPDSGRAFASGYADAASETTPDGDPRDEDDDGVEFAEGLMKNRYVGRTFIMPTQDERERAVRLKLNPIKSTIEGKTVTVIDDSIVRGTTSTQLVQLLKDCGAEEVHVRIGAPAIVAPCYMGIDMATREELIAADKTTEEIRDAIDADSLAYLSTDAVADVLEEERIDLCLGCVTGEYPYDIEGEETDRDVSRPGLEGRTMRADD from the coding sequence ATGACCGAGAAGTGTGGCGTGGTCGGCGTCTCACTGAACGGTCGAGACGCGGCACGACCGTTGTACTACGCGCTCTACGCGCTCCAGCACCGCGGCCAGGAGTCCGCCGGGATCGTCACCCACGACGGCTTTCAGCAACACAGCCACGTCGACATGGGACTCGTCGGCGACGTCTTCGAGGAGGACGACCTCGACATGCTCAACGGGGCGGCCGGGATCGGCCACGTCCGGTATCCGACGGCCGGCTCGGTCGACTCCTGCTGTGCCCAGCCCTTCTCCGTCTCGTTCAAGAGCGGCTCGCTCGGCCTCTCGCACAACGGGAACCTCGTCAACGCCGAGGAGATCCGCGACGAACTGGCGGCCGTGGGCCACGCGTTCACCAGCGACGGCGACACCGAGGTGATCGCTCACGACCTCGCGCGCAACCTGCTCGAGGAGGACCTCGTCCGGGCGGTCAAGCGGACGATGCAGCGGATTCACGGCTCCTATTCGCTGACGATCAGCCACGACGACACCGTCCTCGGGGTGCGCGACCCGGAGGGGAACCGTCCGCTCTGTATCGGGAAGCTCGAGGACGGCTACATTCTCGCTTCCGAGTCGGCGGCGATCGACACGCTCGACGGGGAACTCGTCCGCGACGTGCGTCCCGGCGAACTGGTCGTTCTCCAGGAGGACGGCCAGGGCTTCGACTCCTACCAGTTGATCGACCGCGAGAACACGGCCCACTGCTTCTTCGAACACGTCTACTTCGCCCGTCCGGACAGCGTCATCGACGACACGCTCGTCTACGAGGCCCGTCGAAACCTGGGACGCAGGCTCTGGGAGGAGAGCGGCGTCGAGACCGACGTCGTGATGCCGGTGCCCGACTCCGGGCGAGCGTTCGCCTCCGGCTACGCCGACGCCGCGAGTGAGACGACTCCCGACGGCGATCCGCGCGACGAGGACGACGACGGTGTCGAGTTCGCCGAGGGGCTAATGAAAAACCGCTACGTCGGGCGCACGTTCATTATGCCGACACAGGACGAACGCGAGCGCGCGGTGAGACTGAAGCTCAACCCTATCAAGTCCACGATCGAGGGCAAGACCGTCACCGTCATCGACGACTCGATCGTCCGCGGGACGACCTCGACGCAGCTCGTCCAGCTGCTCAAAGACTGCGGTGCCGAGGAGGTCCACGTCCGCATCGGCGCACCGGCGATCGTCGCCCCCTGCTACATGGGGATCGACATGGCCACTCGCGAGGAGCTGATCGCCGCGGACAAGACGACCGAGGAAATCCGCGACGCCATCGACGCCGACAGCCTCGCGTACCTCTCGACCGACGCCGTCGCCGACGTGCTCGAGGAAGAGCGTATCGACCTCTGTCTGGGCTGCGTGACGGGAGAGTACCCCTACGACATCGAGGGCGAGGAGACCGACCGCGACGTCTCCCGACCCGGACTCGAGGGGCGGACGATGCGCGCCGACGACTGA
- a CDS encoding amidase, which yields MIPDEMLVEPVDELGRQLRDGEFTVRELTEAYLERLERVGPELNALVTITEDRALEAADRLDEELAAGEDRGPLHGIPYGVKDLVATEDAPTTWGAEPYRAQEFDEDAAAVRRLDEAGGVLLGKLAMVELAGGFGYDSADASFSGPGRNPWNVEAWSGGSSSGSAAAVASGLVGFAIGTETWGSLNTPAAFSGVSAIRPTYDRVSRNGVMALSWTMDKVGPMCRTVGGCRRVLEAIAEPHPEDHPGGGSPKKGPPCPLRTTKRADGFTIAVPEDAGEGEQESVRENFERSLETLAEFATLERVSLPDLPYAAMAGTIIDAEAAAAFETLVESGEVHELDDETHQLGSYRASAVLAKDYVNANRVRTRAQRQLDELLAEYDALVSPARESVANPIEESLAEFFGQFETPPVNAVANVTGLPGVTVPNGFGERDLPTAVEFVGRAWDESTVLAVACEYERRTDHVDYAALVEGLKGRTMPAD from the coding sequence GTGATACCCGACGAGATGCTCGTCGAACCGGTCGACGAACTCGGTCGACAGCTTCGCGACGGCGAGTTTACCGTCCGAGAGCTCACGGAGGCCTACCTCGAGCGTCTCGAGCGAGTCGGTCCCGAACTCAACGCCCTCGTGACGATTACCGAGGATCGGGCTCTGGAGGCGGCCGACCGTCTCGACGAGGAGCTCGCGGCCGGCGAGGACCGCGGCCCGCTGCACGGCATCCCCTACGGCGTGAAGGACCTCGTCGCCACCGAGGACGCCCCGACGACCTGGGGCGCGGAACCGTACCGCGCCCAGGAGTTCGACGAGGACGCCGCCGCGGTCCGACGGCTCGACGAGGCCGGCGGCGTGTTGCTCGGAAAACTCGCGATGGTCGAACTCGCCGGCGGCTTCGGCTACGACAGCGCGGACGCCTCCTTTTCCGGCCCCGGGCGGAACCCGTGGAACGTCGAGGCCTGGAGCGGCGGTTCCTCGAGCGGTTCCGCGGCCGCAGTCGCGTCCGGACTCGTCGGCTTCGCGATCGGGACGGAGACGTGGGGCTCGCTCAACACGCCGGCAGCGTTCTCCGGCGTCAGCGCGATCCGGCCGACCTACGATCGGGTGAGCCGCAACGGCGTCATGGCGCTGTCCTGGACGATGGACAAGGTCGGCCCGATGTGTCGAACGGTCGGCGGCTGTCGACGCGTGCTGGAAGCGATCGCGGAGCCTCACCCGGAGGACCATCCCGGAGGGGGATCGCCGAAGAAAGGACCGCCGTGCCCGCTTCGGACGACCAAGCGCGCGGACGGGTTCACGATCGCCGTCCCCGAGGATGCAGGCGAGGGCGAACAGGAGAGCGTCCGCGAGAACTTCGAGCGCTCGCTCGAGACCCTCGCCGAGTTCGCGACGCTCGAGCGCGTCTCGCTGCCCGACCTGCCGTACGCCGCGATGGCGGGGACGATCATCGACGCCGAGGCCGCGGCGGCGTTCGAGACGCTCGTCGAGAGCGGCGAGGTTCACGAACTCGACGACGAGACCCACCAGCTCGGCAGCTACCGGGCGAGTGCCGTGCTCGCGAAGGACTACGTCAACGCCAACCGCGTTCGAACCCGGGCGCAGCGGCAACTCGACGAACTCCTCGCCGAGTACGACGCGCTCGTCTCCCCGGCGCGAGAGTCCGTGGCGAATCCGATCGAGGAGTCGCTCGCGGAGTTCTTCGGGCAGTTCGAGACTCCGCCCGTCAACGCCGTCGCGAACGTGACCGGACTGCCGGGCGTGACGGTTCCGAACGGCTTCGGCGAGCGCGACCTCCCGACGGCCGTCGAGTTCGTCGGCCGCGCGTGGGACGAGTCGACGGTACTCGCGGTCGCGTGCGAGTACGAGCGACGGACCGACCACGTCGACTACGCGGCGCTGGTCGAGGGCCTCAAGGGGCGGACGATGCCCGCCGACTGA
- a CDS encoding methyltransferase family protein — MFPQSGPEFPSTAAFFVVGVWVVSDWSIAFRYRGAVEESRDRGSKRVIGAAVAGGVLAAALLPLIVPAPRVPSPTVAFWAGLGTILLGIAVRQYAIRTLGDGFSLEVTVDADDEVVDSGPYRWVRHPSYTGALLSLLGVGIAAGNWLSIAVVLAAGLAGYGYRIRVEERALRDTLGEAYAEYARRTPYRLLPGLW, encoded by the coding sequence ATGTTCCCGCAGTCCGGTCCGGAATTCCCGTCGACGGCCGCCTTCTTCGTCGTCGGCGTCTGGGTCGTCTCGGACTGGTCCATCGCTTTCCGGTACCGGGGAGCGGTCGAGGAATCGCGAGACCGGGGCTCGAAACGCGTCATCGGCGCGGCCGTCGCCGGGGGCGTCCTCGCCGCCGCACTGCTCCCGCTGATCGTTCCCGCACCGCGAGTCCCGTCGCCGACGGTCGCCTTCTGGGCCGGACTCGGAACGATCTTGCTCGGCATCGCCGTCCGGCAGTACGCGATTCGGACGCTCGGAGACGGATTCTCGCTCGAGGTTACCGTCGATGCGGACGACGAGGTGGTCGATTCGGGGCCGTACCGGTGGGTCCGACATCCGTCGTACACCGGTGCCTTGCTCTCGCTCCTCGGCGTCGGGATCGCCGCTGGCAACTGGCTGAGTATCGCCGTCGTCCTCGCCGCCGGGCTGGCGGGCTACGGCTACCGGATCCGCGTCGAGGAACGTGCCCTACGCGACACCCTGGGCGAGGCGTACGCCGAATACGCGCGGCGGACGCCGTACCGTCTCCTTCCCGGACTCTGGTAG